ATATTCACTTGAGCCATCCGGGCGCATCGTCCAGATCATCTCTGAAAGGAGGTCCAACACCACTTCGGCATGACCTGATAGTTCTGCCGGGGTTGTATGTGCTGTGGGATGGTTTTGACTAAGGCAATACGATAGAGCGGACTGGAAAGCAGCTCCTTCACTGTCTGAATCCTGGATAAAGAACGTCGGCATCTGTAGGACCCTCCCAGCGAATTGGATGCGTTGTAGCTCGCAACACAACCGGATTTATTAGCCGCATTACTCGACAGGCTTTACGCGAAACGTGCCACGTCGAGCCATATTGGAAATCAAGTATCGTCCTGAACGCTTGGTTCTACAAGCATTTTGTGTGGATCCGCCATGCGGCATCGACAGCGTTCCTCTGAGCCAGTCTCGATATCCAGAGATTCGGGCCGCAGAGGATAGCTCTGCAACTTGATGCGATTTCCGGTTGAGGTGATGGCTTCGCAGCCCACAAGAACTATGTCTATCGCGTCGGCATAACCTGCCACTTTCCGCTCATCACGGCTGACAAAGTTTTTGCCTGTGGCCCGGCGAGTAGCTTCTCCACTTCCGCATTACAGATGCCCGGCATCCTCGATGCGGGTGTTGCGATCGTTGATATGAGGCAGATAGCTCCTACAGTCGCTACAATGCTTGGGGCCGCACTTCCAACGGCTCACATGCCAGCTATAGGCTATAAGTCCTATGGCCTGATATGGAACCTGAACCCTCGGATGCACATTGCATCTTCTGCAACCACCACCAGACTCTACCGAAACGAGACTCGACCACATGACGACACTCGACCGCAGATCCTTTCTCAAATCTGCCATGATTGCAGCCGCAGGCGCTACGAACCTCCACATGCTTGCCGCTCAGACGGCTCCGCTGATTGCTCCTAAATCCCCCAATGACAATATCCACCTGGCCCTTATCGGCGCAGGCATCCAGGGTCAGGGAGACACCAAGACCGCTCTCCAGGTTCCCGGCGTCAAGCTCGTCGCCGTCGCCGACTGCTACGACGGACGTCTCGCTCACGCTAAAGAGCTTTGGGGAGCCGACGTCTTCACCACGCGAGACTATCGCGAGATCCTCGCTCGTCCAGACGTGGATGCCGTCCTGATCGCCACGCCCGACCACTGGCACAAACAGGCCGCTGTCGATGCCATGAAGGCGGGCAAAGATGTCTATCTCGAAAAGCCCATGATCCATCTCTACTCCGATGGGCCGGAGATTATCGACACGGCTCGATCGACCGACCGCATCCTGCAGGTGGGGAGCCAGCGTGTGAGCAACGTCGCCTACTCGAAAGCCAAGGAGCTTCTTGCCGCTGGAGCTATCGGCAAGCTCAATACTGTCAATGCGCGTTGGGATCGAAACTCCTCTATGGGCGCGTGGAACTATACCGTTCCCCTCGATGCCTCGCCTGAGACCTGTGACTGGCCTCGCTTTCTCGGCACTGCCCCTAAGATCGCCTGGAACCCTGAGCACTTCTTCCAGTGGCGTAAGTGGAAGGCTTATGGGTCCGGCGTCGCTGGCGACCTCTTCGTCCACCTCTTCAGCGGAACTCACTTCATCACCGGCTCTCACGGCCCCACTCGCGCCATGGGCACCGGGTCCGTACGCTACTGGAAGGACGGCCGCGACGCCGATGATGTGATGCTCGCCCTCTTCGACTATCCCGAAGGATTTAACCTCTCGCTCCGCGTCAACTTCGTCAATGGAGGCGAAGAGAGCGAAGGCTTCCTTTTTACCGGCGACGAAGGCACCATGGAGATCGCAGGCAACAGCGTCATCGTCACGCGTGTTCCGCATGAGAGAGACCCCGGCATGACCATCGGCACCTTTACGAATGACATGCAGCGGCAGCTCACCGCAGAGCACGGCAGGAAGTACCCCGTCGAACATCCCGCTGGCTCTACCTATGCCGCAGTTGAAAATTACTCCGCGCCCCGCGGCTACTCCGACAGCTACGACCACTTCCACAACTTCTTTAACTCTGTTCGCACTCGCAGGCAGCCGGTGGAAGACGCAACCTTCGGCTTCCGCGCCGCCGGTGCCGCGCTGCTCTCGAACCTCAGCATTGAGAAGGACGCCATCGTTCACTGGGATCCCGAAACCATGAAGCTGGCGTGATGACGCCGGCATGATTGCCATGCGGATACGAGATATCTTCTCCTGAATCTATTCGGGACCATTCACATATAAAGGATCTCCATGAGATATTGCACGCTTCACCTCGCTTTGATCGCGACACTCTGTGCTGGCACTGCCGTTGCTCAGGAAAATGGAAAAGGCACCGAAGTCCGCCTCCAAAAGCCGGGCAACGATCCCGACGGCACGCCCCGCATCGCCTTCCTGTCACACCGCCTTGGAAGCGATCATGCTGAAGGAATCTCCGCCCTCGACATAAACGGCGATGGCTTCAACGACCTGCTTAGCGGAGCCTACTGGTATGAGAATCCCGGCGCTCATGGCGGTGACTGGAAGCAGCACCAGTTCCGCGCCGTCGGCACGCATGAGGAGTTTGTCTCCGACTGCGGCGAGTGGATCGTCGATGTGGACCATGATGGGCTGCCGGATCTCGTTACTGCCGGTTGGATCGCTAACGGTCTCTGGTGGTACAAAAACCCTGGTGCATCCGCTGCGCCCGGCACCCTCTGGCAACGCGAGAAGATCACCGATAGCTACGACACCGAGGGCGGCGCTTTCGCTGATATCAATGGCGACGGTAAACCCGATGTGGCTCTGGCCCACTATGACAAGGGCGGCATCCTCTGGGTAGACTTCAGCGGTCCCAGGCCGAAGGTGCATCACGTCGACAAAGACCAGCATGACGGCCACGGCATTGGCGTTGCCGACGTCGATGGAGATGGCAAGGCCGATCTCCTCACCCCTTATGGCTGGTATAAAAACATCGACGCAAACAGCGATCAGTGGGAGTGGCATGGCGACTGGCGACTCGGCGATGCCGGTTTCCCCATCCTTGGCTACGATGTCAATCACGACGGCAAGATGGATCTCATCTATGGTCAGGGGCACGGCTACGGGCTCTTCTGGCTGGAGCAGAGCGGCTCCGGCGCAGGCCGCAGGTGGACTCAACACCTCATTGATGAGTCCTTCTCGCAGTCGCACGCTCTTCGGCTCGCGGACATCGACGGCGATGGACAGCCCGAGCTTATCACCGGCAAGCGTTATCGTGGCCACTCCGGCAACGATGCCGGATCGTACGATCCCGTCGTTCTCTATGCTTATCGCATTGGAAAGACCGGCACGTTCACGAGGTTCACGCTCTCTTACAACGGCACCGCCAGCGCAGGCACGCAGATCCTGGCGGAGGACTTCGACCACGATGGCGATCTCGATATAGCCACTGCCGGGAAGTTAGGGGTTCACTTTCTTGAGAACCTCAAGGTTGCTGACAACGTCCCCAAAACCACTCGCGAGGCCCAGCAGCCCATCGAGCGAAAATGGCCCTTCCCCGGTGAAGGGCAAGAGGTTCCCCAGGAGGAAAACCCCAGTAAGAAGCAGTAACGGCGAGCTTGTAAATTTGCCCAGGGCCGACGGCGTTTCGCTGTTGGGCCTGGGGCAAGTTTATGGCGGCCGCCTAATGTCTTGGCAGGGCAGCCAGAGAGGAGTTGCGCCAAATCTTGATGTCGCTCCCGACGTGATCGATCATGGCGTATAAGAGCCATTTCCCGTCGGGAGAGATGACCAGGCGCGGCGTTCCTAAAGCCAGAGATTGCGGAAGTTCGACAAGCTCCTCGATCTGCCGGGTGCGGAAAGCGTAGGTGAAGAACTTTGCCAATGATTGTCCCCCAATGGCAAAGTAGATGCCTTCCTTCGGCTCGCGGAACTCGCGATCAGTGCAGAGGCTCGCCACCAGGGTTGAGATCGCGTCCGATTTTCTGAAGGAGTGTGGCTCGACGAAGCAGCTGACAGGTCTGGTAGATCCAGGGCCGGTTTCTTCGCAGGCAGCTCAGTGAACTCCGCCAGATAGCCGCCTTTGGGGATGATGATTCGTACCGTCTCATCCGGGTTTCCGCTGGCAGCATATGCCTCCAGATTTGCCCTGAGCCGCCTCGCTTCGCTACGGACAATATTGTCCAGCTTCGGGTCCCAGTCCCGAGGCCGGTCGAAGACCTCGATGCAGATCTGCCTCTCTTTCAGGGCCTCTACATTTTCCTCGAGGGACTGTTCGAGAACGAATCTGAGGAAGCGCGCCGTTCGGTCAGCGCGTGCGAACTCAGCGCTGACGACAAGGCGTTCGAGCTGCGCTCGTATCTTTTCGTGCCGCGCCTCCATCGCAGAAAGGTTCACCAAATCCCACGTCATCTTCACATTGAGCCGTGCACAACGATGGCCGCAACGCGATTGAAACGGGAGTGAGCCCTGCGGCGACTAAGCTCCTTGCCCAGATTTCACATGCGAATCTTCCGGGGACTTCCAGCAACTACTCGATGGCGGGTACCGGAGCAGGGTCTAACGCCAGCAAGACACAGTTCGGACCACGCCTGGGACTCGCGTATCGCTGGAAGGATAAGGCTTCCAAACAGCAGCCAGATGTCCGTGAACTCATTCCCGCACTTACCGATAAGTTTCATCTCATTGCTCCTGATTACATCGGCTTTGGTCACTTCGAGGCTCCATCGCGGTATGAGTTCCAATATACGTTCGACAATCTTGCAGCACACTTGCGTGGTTTGCTCGACCAACTTGGTCTTACGTCATACGCCCTTTATATGCAAAACTACGGCCGCCCAGTTGGGTTCCGTCTCTTCGCGGAAAAGTCGGAACAGGTAAAGGGCTTCATTATCCAGAACGCTAATGCGTACATAGAGGGCGTTGGTGAGTTGCCGAAGCAGGTTCTCAGCCCACTGTGGGAGAATCGCAATGCAAAGACGGAGGAACCGGCAAAGGAGTTCCTGAGTGCGGCCTCGACCATGTTCAACTAAATTGTCGGAGCGCGCTAAAGAGAACATCAACCCCGACAACTGGTTTTAGATCAGGCATTTCTAGACCGTCCCGGCACGCAGGCGTATCAGATTGACCTGCTGGAGAACTACAAGACGAACGAGGCATCGTATGACAGTTGGCAGGTGGCCTTCCGTACTCACCAGCCGAAGACGCTCATCCTGTGGGGCACGAAGGATTCATTCTTTGTGCCACCGGGAGCCGAAGCTTGCCTGCGTGATTTGCCAAAGGCAAAGCTCGTTTGGCTGGACTCGGGCCACTTTGTGCTCGATGAGAATCTGCACACCGTTGCGGAAGAGATTAAGGCTGCTTTTGCTGGCTAGATATCCATGCTCCAGAATAAAAATATAAGTGAGAACCGCTGACTGCGTGATGGTGATAATAGCCAGCACGCAACGGTATCTCAGAATTAAAGCTAACGATAATCTCTGAGTGTGAGCTTCATTCTCATGGCAAGGTTTACCGCAAAAAGTCCGCAATGAGTTGAATCACAGATGATGGCCCCAGCGGAAGTGGAGATACTCCTCGAGTCCAATCAGGAAAAGAGTTGCGACGGACAGAAGGAGTTGCATCCGCTCCATGCGCAGCTTCTTTTTTGTGGGAGGAGTCTGACGCCACTGGGATGCAGGGCGTCGGCGAAGCCGACGAACCTGCGCCAGAACCAGCAGGTTCAGCGATGTCGCAAGCAAGGCAAACAGAATCATTGGCACGCGAATCCAGTCGGCATGAAATCGATCCAGAATATTTCCTACAGAGGCGCTCACGAGAAGTGAGCTAATCCCAAGCGTCAATCGGATGCCATCAACAGCGGCGAAGAAGGTGCAGATGCTCTGCAACACCGCGAAGAAGAGACTGGACCAAGCAATAGCAACTGGAATCGCACTATTTCTGACAGATGACTCCTGTCCGGCGGAAATATCTGTACTTACCGTCTTCGATTGCGAAATTTGCATAGGATTCGGTTTCGTCTCAATTTTAGATTGTGCAGAGTGAGACGGACAGGTTGCCTGTAATTAAGATCCAGAATCTTCTCTAAATGCCTTAACGTCTGACGAGAGGAAGTTACGGGCACAGTTGTGTCTACCGTATCAACTCAGATGGAACTCCCACCAGCCTTGGCAAGATTGAAGGGCTGCCCGAGACCGTTGGTTTCAACGGCATCGCCGCACTCTAATACCAGACAAACCAACGCCGCGACGGATTCGTCGCGGCGTTGGCTCTGAGTTCCCGCAATCGACACAACTGGGCGAGGACAAATGGAGAGAGGGCTATTTATGGTTTGCAGAACCAGCCAAGCTCCGCCGCATGAGCGAAGTATTCCTGAACCTTCTCGGCTAGCTGCTGTTCCTTCAAGCGAGTGTCCGCAAACGCTATGCTGAGTGCTTCCATGATCGACAACCCATTGCGTAGGCCGGAAAGTAGCTGAAATGCTTCGCGGTCGATGCGCCGGTAATAGACCAGATCATCGAAGCGATGGACGGCCAGAAAAACCCGGCCACGGCGCATTATGGGAAGCGATGTTCTTTTCCGCAGCCTGTTTCCTGTCGACGCATTGCTGACGATGTCTGTGTCCGGTGTGTCCTTGTGCACGGCCATCACCAACTCGTCGACGGGATACATCAGCTCGAGCAGTTGGATATGCGGCTGGAGAGCGACGCGCGTTTCAGCGCCCAATATCTGGATATCCTCGGCTAAGAGTGGAGCAACGCACCTGCGGTCGAAGGCTTCGACATACGCCCACTCGAGTCTGGCGATATCGACTGCCAGTCTATGCTGCCTCCCAGCGAACTCGCGGTGATTAGCCAGCCAATCCGGCAGCTTGCCGCCAAGGTCACGCAACGTCCACGAAGTCGATGGATTTTCGCGGACGTAGGCTAATACCATGGCGTTGAAGCGCTTTGCGCCAAGGGCTGCATTCAGCGCGGGGAAATCGTCGGATACCGCTTCGATCAAGCGGAACCAGTACTGACGGTTATAAATCTCCAGGCGCTCGAAGGAGGTCAGGTGAGCATTCGGAGTGATGTAACTTGCAGCCAGGTCATTGGTGGAGCTGCCGTCTTCCGTTTCCTGCTGCATCTCGAAGTTCGGCGTCAGCGGGCGGCGCACGTCCTCCGCCATGCGTCGTTGCAGTTCCAGAAGGTTCATACGCTGGCCTCTTCCAGAATTCCAACCGATTGCCTCGTCTGTGTCGCGGCTGCTTTCAAGTAGCGGTTCGCCTTCAGGGCTTCATTGTGAACTTCCTCGAACGAAGGAATATTGTCGTCCCACTCCAGCAATGTTGCCGTCGGGCCGATCCTCTCGATCGCACGCGCATACATCTTCCACACGGGATCGAGCACCGGATGATCGTGCGTGTCGAGCGTATACTTCTCGAACCTGGAATGCCCGGCAATGTGAATCTGGGCGACTCGCTCCACGGGGATGCTATCGACGTATACCATCGGATCGAACCCGTGATTCTGCGATGAGACGTAGATGTTATTTACATCGAGAAGAATTCCGCAGTCGGCCGCATGAACGACTTCGTTCAGGAACTCCCACTCAGTCATCTGCGACTCGTGGAACTCTGCGTAGCTGCTGACATTCTCGACCGCAACGGGAATCTCAAGGTAATCCTGAACCTGCCGGATGCGCTCTGCGGTCGTTCGAACCGCTTCGAAGGTGTACGGCAATGGGAGCAGATCGTGCGTGTAGCAGCCATCGACGCTTCCCCAGCAAAGATGGTCAGAGAGCCAAGGAGTCTTGGTACGTTTCGTCAGCTCCTTGAGCTTCCGAAGATGGTCCCGATTCAGGGACTGCGCGGAGCCGAAGTACATCGAGACTCCGTGCTGGACAACGCGGTATCTCTCCAGGATCTGGTCGAGCATCTTCAGAGGGCGCCCGCCATCGACCATGTAGTTCTCGGAGATGATCTCAAACCAATCGACGACCGGCTTCTCCGAAAAGATGTGGTCATAGTGGGGGATTCGCAGTCCGATCCCAACGCCGTATTCGGTAAATCCATTAAAGCGGTTGGCCGGCATGATTGCTCCTTTACGCAAGACAGGCAAAATTGGAGGCCTGAACCATCTCAGACCTCCAACAGAGAACCAAACTATGCCTTGGACTTGGAACCGTCGGTCGCACAGTCGCCCTTGCCCTTGCAGGAGTTCTTGCCGGGGTGCTTGCCGCCGCCCTGCCCCTTACAGTCGTTCTGTCCTTTGCAGGCATGCTTCGGCAGTGGGGCCTTATCGTCGCTGACGAGCAAGACGCCGAGCCCAGCGGAGGCGCTGGTGGCAGCACCGGTGTTGGGCGAAACCGGCTGGGCGTTGAGGCGGGCAGCGGTACCGCCAAGCAGGCCTGCGAATGCCGCAGCCAGAGCCAGAGAGCTTACTGAAGTCGTCTTCATAGAAAGTTCCTTTCTTGGTTAAGGCCAGGCCTTGCGCACTGGACGTTGCGGTCGCGGACACGGGGAGACGGAGCGAGAGTAGCAGGCTGCATTGATCTGGGAAGCCCTCTCGCCATCTCTTGTACCGCGTATTGGAGAGTTGAGGCGGCAAATGGTTACAGCCTGTGCTGAATTTTAGCTCCCGGCAGTATCCTCTCATCCTGAGAAGAGATTTGGACAGACCGTGATCAGCCATTGCGAAGAACTATCACCGCAATTCCAACAATTTGCATTTCCGTCGTAACCAAATTTTATCTATTCGCTCTAATGAGCGATGAGAAGAGCCGCCGATCCGGAATACCGCCCGGGCTCTATCGCAACGAGGTTATTCATGAGTAAGCTGGTTCGCGTGTATTATCGCTTTTCGACGGCTTTATCTATGCTGCGCTCTCCCATGCTGCTGGCCGTGCGCCTCTATTGGGGCTTTCAATTTGCCCAGACCGGCTGGGGGAAGCTGCACCACCTGGAAAAGATCACAGGGTTCTTTGCGAGCCTTAATATTCCTTTTCCCGCGTTCAACGCCCATTTCGTCTCGGGCCTGGAGTTCGTCGGGGGTATCTTGCTCATGCTCGGCCTGGGTTCTCGCATCATCAGCCTGTTTCTCGCCGGTAACATGTTCGTAGCCTACTGGACAGCGGATCACGAGGCACTCACCTCGTTCTTCTCCGATCCCGGTAAGTTTTATGTCGCTGATCCCTATACGTTCCTGTTTGCGTCGCTGATGGTGTTGATATTTGGCCCCGGCCTCTTGGCGGTCGATGCACTGATTGCCAAGAGGGTGAAGGAAACTGCATAGCGAATGACGAACCGGATCGAAAACGAAGTCGAGGCAGCGATGATCGCCTCGATCCTGGCCGGAAATACCCAGATGTATCACGACCTGATTCGCCCCTACGAGCGAAGCGTCTACATGATGGCGCTCTCCTTCGTGAAGAACGAGGCCGATGCAGAGGATATCGCTCAGGAATCCTTCCTGAAGGCTTTTCGCAACCTGTCCAGGTTTCGCGCAGAATCAAGCTTCGGTACCTGGCTCATCAGTATCACTCTCAATGAGGCAAGAAGCCGACTCCGGCGACAGGCAATCGTTCGCATGGAATCACTCGATACCCCTCCCGACGAGGAGGGATCGGTCTCTCCGGCTTTGCTCCGGGATTGGCATGAGATCCCCTCAGAGGCTCTGGAACGGCAGGAGATCCGGCTAATGCTTCAAGAAGCAGTCACCGGTCTTCCCGAGATTTATCGCCAGGTTTTCCTGCTGCGGGATATCGAAGAGCTGAACGTCAATGAAACCGCAGAGGCTCTCAGCATCAGTGTTCCGTCGGTGAAGGTGCGGCTTCACCGAGCGCGCATGATGCTGCAAAAACAACTCATCCCGCATTTGAAGAACGTCCGTCCAGGCCCAAAGAGGAGGTGGCTCCCATGGTTATAGAATGCAAACACGTTTGGGACCACATCTCCGGATATATCGATGACACACTGTCCGAGGAAATCCGGAGAGATGTTCAGAAACATCTCGATCACTGCGAGATTTGCTCGGCCATTTTGGACTCGACTCGCAATATCATCATCCTTACAGCGGATGAGCGCGTGTTCGAATTGCCGGTAGGCTTTAGTGAGCGCCTGCATGCGCGCCTTGACCTCGAACTCAGAACGGCAGGCGGCGGCTAAACGGATGTCAGTGAGTGGAGATCAGTAAGAACCGTGCAAAATGTGGTGCGCGAGACTCTCCGCCACAACCAGCAGAAGAGTCACAACCGACAGTGCAATCTGCACAGTCTCCGAACGGCGCTGCCTGGCGGAGATCGGCTGCATCCTCCACTGCGCTGCGGGGCGGGCGCGAAGAGAACGTATTCGCCACACGACATAAAGGTTGAGGACAGAGCCGAGGATCGCAAAGACAATCATCGGAACTCGAACGATACCGGTATGGAGAGTAAAGGCGAATCCTGGGATGAATGAGGCAGCCGCCAGCGAACTCAACCCGATCAGGAATCGAAGACCACTGATGGTTATGACGGCAGTGCATACACTCTGCAAAAGAATGAGCAGGAAACTCGTCAGACTAAGGAGCCAGCCCCGATTCTGTTGGGCTACAGGAGCCCCAGTGTGATCTGTCACCTTCGCTTTACCTCCTTATGAAACGTTAAAACGCCTCACAGTAGACGCTTGAGTACAACGAAGGTTACAAGCTGGAGTGCTCCGGCCATCGCGAGTTGAATCCATCATGTCTTCTCATTTTCGTAAGACGGGATGAAGTCGCCACTCACGATAGTCGGCCCAAGCTAAGGGCGATATCGCTGTCTCCCCCATAATCCTCATGTCGGCTGTAACTTTTTTCTTTCCGGAAGATCAAACGGATAGTCTTCTATCTTGCAGGTCAAGCGTGGTTAGAGATTGAAGACGGAACAGGCAATGGAACCCAAATTGGATCGGAGATTTCTCTGCTCCACCTCTAAACCAGACAATGAAATTGGGAGAAGACATGGATCGTTTTGCGATATCAGCGACGCTGAAGGCTCGACCGGGGAAAGAGAATGAAGTTGAGCAATTTCTAAGATCCGCCCTGCCTCTGGTAGCTCAGGAAGCTGGCACCAGAGCCTGGTTTGCCTTTCGCATCGCTCCGGCAACGTTCGGGATCTTTGACACGTTCGCCAATGAAGAAGACAGGCAAGCTCACCTGACTGGAGAGATAGCAAAAGCCCTCTTTGCCAAGGCCGAAGAGTTGTTTGCCGAACCGCCGCAGATCCAGCAGCTAGACATCATCGCAGCCAAGCCTCTCGTATAACGGTCAAGCGCCATCGCGAAACTCAGCCTTCTCGATGGCGCTTAAAGCGATAACCCTACAATTGGGATGCAGATCGGTGTGGAATACTGAACGCCGCCGTCTTTGGTCTCTAACCTCAGATCATCATCGTCTCTCAATTTCAATGAGAGACGATGATGATCGTCCACTGGTGTCCATGTTTGCCCAAGAGGGCGGACTTTCAGAAGCGGCGTAAAGCAGTCCGTAAACGGACAACCTATTGGGGCAACGGCTTTAGCATTACGGTGCGTCCGGTAGCGGCGGACGTACGGGCGGCGTCGAGAATCTGCATCACCACCATGTTAGTGTCGAGCGCTGAGAGATCGCCCGTGTCCTTCAGCTCGCCACGCAGCACGGCTGCCAGCAGCCCGAGAGAACTCGCAACGTTGGCCGGAAGCGCAGGCGCTTCGCTTGTCTGCTCCAGCTTTTCTCCATGGAATCGCGTGCGCAGGTTCGATGGACCGACCGTAATAGCCATGCCCCCCGTGCCGTAAAGTTCCATGTCCTTGCGGGCAAAGCTCCAGTTCCACGACGGCATCAATACACTCTGGAGCTTGGGGTAATGAAGGATGATGGTGGCATCGTCCTCAACGTGCGGATAGATCTGAGGCTTGTCAGTTTGAGAGACGGCGGTAACGCTGATCGGGGCCTGCCCGTGCATCAGCACCGTCGTGAGGTCGGCTCCATAGCAGCCGAAGTCGAAGAGGGCGCCAGCGCCGTTGCGCATGGGGTCCGTGAGCCAGGGCAACCACTCCGGCCCAACACCAATCTCGGCCGGGCCTTCGTGGCCGTCATGCACGACGACTTTGCGGACGTCGCCCAGCTTATTGTCTTCAGCCAGCCTCAGAGCCTCGGCGTTGGAGGCATACCAGGTGGTCTCGTAGTTCACGAGCACATGCACCTTGTACTTGCGGGACGCGGCGCGAATAGCCAGAGCATCTTCCATCGTTGTGGACAGCGGTTTTTCGACCATCGACGAGACACCATGCCTGGCGGCAACCTCGATGACGCGGCGATGATCGAGGATAGTCGTGTAGACGAGTACGGCATCGGGATGAGTTGCGACGATGGTCTCGTCGAGATCGGTGTGAAAGAGTGAGTGGTCAAGCGAATACTGCTTCTCATATTTCTCGGCAAGGGCTTTGTCCGGCTCAACGATGGCAACAAGCGTTGCATCCTTGCTCTTGGGCAAGTCGCGCAGGAAACCCTGTACATGGCCGTGGACCAGGCCCACGATCACAACGCGAAGAGGCTTTGACTCCGCATGTAATTGAATCGAGGCCGCGGCCACGATCAGAAGCAGCATAAATTGACGCATATATCGCAAAGTAATTCCTTTCAGTTTGAATCATAGCCCAATGGTTTGCAGGAGTCAGGGAGGTACCGATTGATCGACGCAAGCGTGTTTATGAGGATTCAAACGTATATCGGCTCGCGTGCGCTTGATCTGGATCGCCACTATTGGATTGACGATAGATTCCGAGCGCGACTTGTAATCGCGCACAGTCGTCCGCATCGAAGATGAAAACTTCAAAGTGTTTGACACTCGCCAACATCCAAAGCGCTCGAAGCCGCAACAAGCATCAGATACCATGCGAGCGACTCTGCGTGGTCACATATTTGCCTCGAAACCGCATTTCTCCCCAGCCAGCTTCGCTACCGAGCAGACCACCTTTGGGGTGAAACCATCGCCCCAAAGGTGGTCTGGTTTTCCAATCGCTCGGAAGATCTTGCCGCTGCAAAGGTCGGCTTGCGCAATCCAGGCCATGATCTCGCGCTCGACGAATTCTCTCCCTCAACAAGCTATTTCGGAAGGGGGATCGACACGGCCTTACCGGCTCCACGCTCGGCGATCCAAAGCGTATCTCCCGCAGGTTCGACTCCGGTCGGTGTCTTAAGTCCTTCCTTGAGCACGGTGACGCTTGCCCTGTCGCCGTTGATGGTGAGGGCAGAGATCTTACCGCTGCCATTTTCGGCGACGAAGATCTTTCCATTCGCCGCACGCATCC
This is a stretch of genomic DNA from Granulicella sp. WH15. It encodes these proteins:
- a CDS encoding Gfo/Idh/MocA family oxidoreductase, with translation MLLLIVAAASIQLHAESKPLRVVIVGLVHGHVQGFLRDLPKSKDATLVAIVEPDKALAEKYEKQYSLDHSLFHTDLDETIVATHPDAVLVYTTILDHRRVIEVAARHGVSSMVEKPLSTTMEDALAIRAASRKYKVHVLVNYETTWYASNAEALRLAEDNKLGDVRKVVVHDGHEGPAEIGVGPEWLPWLTDPMRNGAGALFDFGCYGADLTTVLMHGQAPISVTAVSQTDKPQIYPHVEDDATIILHYPKLQSVLMPSWNWSFARKDMELYGTGGMAITVGPSNLRTRFHGEKLEQTSEAPALPANVASSLGLLAAVLRGELKDTGDLSALDTNMVVMQILDAARTSAATGRTVMLKPLPQ